The following proteins come from a genomic window of Denitromonas sp.:
- a CDS encoding inorganic phosphate transporter, which yields MELKHISELERATQRGSGEMFRLGMGLLFVVGVMLYATTRGIGGELNVMLVVAAVIGGYMAMNIGANDVANNVGPAVGSKAMSLGLALVIAAVFEAAGALIAGGEVVGTIRNGIIDASQLPSGQSFVWLMLAALLAGALWLNIATAVGAPVSTTHSIVGAVLGAGIAASGFGVANWGTVGQIAASWVISPLLGGMVAAAFLYFIKHRITYHTDMRAAAKRWVPLLIALMGWATSSYLLLKGLKSVVKISFGAAMLYGLLFAILLFVVLRPVVSRQADKLGNDKAGIKQLFTVPLIFAAALLSFAHGSNDVANAVGPLAAIVDVLTSTSGQVHAKAAIPTWVMMVGAIGIALGLALYGPKVIRTVGSEITELDQMRAYCIAMAATITVIIASQLGLPVSSTHIAVGGVFGVGFLREWIKHKYARMEDEIKAHHPEDDQGAIDAFMVRFNAAPVAEKGRMLTELKEQAKAHLDPAHFSKQERKALKRVYRQELVKRSQLKRIAAAWVITVPASAIMAAMLFFMIRGMMLS from the coding sequence GTGGAACTCAAACACATCAGCGAACTTGAACGCGCAACCCAGCGTGGCAGCGGCGAGATGTTCCGGCTCGGCATGGGGCTGCTATTTGTTGTCGGCGTGATGCTCTATGCCACCACCCGGGGCATTGGCGGCGAACTCAACGTGATGCTGGTCGTCGCCGCCGTCATTGGCGGCTACATGGCGATGAACATCGGCGCCAACGACGTGGCCAACAACGTCGGCCCGGCGGTCGGCTCCAAGGCCATGAGCCTGGGCCTGGCGCTGGTCATCGCCGCCGTCTTCGAAGCGGCGGGCGCACTGATCGCCGGCGGCGAGGTGGTCGGCACCATCCGCAACGGCATCATCGACGCCAGCCAGCTGCCCAGCGGCCAGAGCTTTGTGTGGCTGATGCTCGCCGCCCTGCTCGCCGGCGCCTTGTGGCTGAACATCGCCACCGCCGTGGGTGCGCCGGTATCGACCACCCACTCCATCGTCGGCGCGGTGCTCGGCGCGGGCATCGCAGCCAGTGGTTTCGGTGTGGCCAACTGGGGCACGGTCGGTCAGATCGCCGCCAGCTGGGTGATCTCGCCGCTGCTCGGCGGCATGGTGGCGGCCGCCTTCCTGTACTTCATCAAGCACCGCATCACCTACCACACCGACATGCGCGCCGCCGCCAAGCGCTGGGTGCCGCTGCTGATCGCGCTGATGGGCTGGGCGACCTCGTCCTACCTGCTGCTCAAGGGACTCAAGTCGGTCGTGAAGATCAGCTTCGGCGCCGCCATGCTGTACGGGCTGCTGTTTGCCATCCTCCTGTTCGTGGTCCTGCGTCCGGTGGTCTCGCGCCAGGCCGACAAGCTCGGCAACGACAAGGCCGGCATCAAGCAGTTGTTCACCGTGCCGCTGATCTTCGCCGCCGCGCTGCTGTCCTTTGCCCACGGCTCGAATGACGTGGCCAACGCGGTCGGCCCGCTGGCGGCGATTGTCGATGTGCTCACCAGCACCTCCGGTCAGGTCCACGCCAAAGCCGCCATCCCGACCTGGGTGATGATGGTCGGCGCCATCGGCATCGCGCTGGGGCTGGCGCTGTATGGACCGAAGGTGATCCGCACGGTCGGCTCCGAGATCACCGAACTCGACCAGATGCGCGCCTACTGCATCGCCATGGCGGCCACCATCACGGTGATCATCGCCAGCCAGCTCGGCCTGCCGGTCAGCTCGACGCACATCGCGGTCGGCGGCGTGTTCGGCGTCGGCTTCCTGCGTGAATGGATCAAGCACAAGTACGCGCGCATGGAAGACGAGATCAAGGCGCACCACCCCGAAGACGACCAGGGCGCGATCGATGCCTTCATGGTGCGCTTCAATGCCGCACCGGTGGCCGAGAAGGGCCGCATGCTCACCGAGCTGAAAGAACAGGCCAAGGCGCACCTCGATCCGGCGCACTTCTCCAAGCAGGAGCGCAAGGCCCTCAAGCGGGTCTATCGCCAGGAGCTGGTCAAGCGCTCGCAGCTCAAGCGCATCGCCGCCGCCTGGGTGATCACCGTGCCGGCCTCGGCGATCATGGCTGCCATGCTGTTTTTCATGATCCGCGGCATGATGCTGTCCTGA
- a CDS encoding DUF302 domain-containing protein: MTRLRILAPLCLAVAATAATAADGLIQMKSPHGARQTMDRLETIVKQKGMNVFARIDHAAGAAKVGATLRPTEVLVFGNPKGGTPFMQCAQTAGIDLPLKALVWEDADGQVWLGYNDPVWLAARHQAGDCPVVPNIAKALSAFSAAATAP, translated from the coding sequence ATGACCCGTTTGCGGATTCTTGCCCCGTTGTGCCTCGCCGTCGCTGCCACCGCCGCAACGGCCGCCGATGGACTCATCCAGATGAAGAGCCCCCATGGTGCGCGTCAGACCATGGACCGGCTGGAAACCATCGTCAAACAGAAGGGCATGAACGTCTTCGCCCGGATCGACCACGCGGCCGGCGCCGCCAAGGTGGGGGCAACGCTGCGTCCGACCGAGGTGCTGGTTTTCGGCAACCCGAAAGGTGGCACCCCGTTCATGCAGTGTGCGCAGACGGCGGGCATCGACCTGCCACTCAAGGCCCTGGTGTGGGAAGACGCCGACGGACAGGTCTGGCTCGGCTACAACGATCCGGTATGGCTCGCGGCACGCCACCAGGCGGGCGACTGCCCGGTGGTGCCGAACATCGCCAAGGCCTTGTCGGCGTTCTCGGCGGCCGCGACGGCGCCCTGA
- a CDS encoding sigma-54 dependent transcriptional regulator, translated as MSKTLPTVLVVDDEVRSQEALRRTLEEDFTVFTAASAEDAAAIMAREWIHIVLCDQRMPGASGVQFLAEVRDKWPDAVRIIISGYTDSEDIIAGINQAGIYQYLLKPWQPEQLLLTLNGAAEMYRLQSENHRLSLDMKVAEPVMRQRVAGQRQAVARQYAVSALLRAPDSPMNAVCALVEKVARLDVPVLLTGESGTGKELLARGLHLASPRAEAAFITENCGAVPDQLLESELFGYKRGAFTGAYEDRVGLFKQADGGSIFLDEIGETTPAFQVKLLRVLQEGEVRPVGAPRPLPVDVRVVTATNRDLEADMQAGRFREDLFYRLAAITVHVPPLRERTMDIPLIANAFARELASVQGGAFEPLDREVLACLCAYRWPGNVRELRNEVLRMAALADGTRLRAADLSPRVLRAAEADDEPELNLLAGLDGDLKGRLEMLEARIVKESLIRHRWNKTRAAKELGLSRVGLRNKLSRYGLEKN; from the coding sequence ATGAGCAAGACCCTGCCCACCGTACTGGTGGTGGATGACGAAGTGCGCTCGCAGGAGGCGCTGCGCCGCACGCTGGAAGAAGACTTCACCGTGTTCACCGCCGCCTCGGCCGAGGATGCCGCGGCGATCATGGCGCGCGAGTGGATCCATATCGTGCTGTGCGACCAGCGCATGCCGGGCGCCTCGGGCGTGCAGTTCCTGGCCGAGGTGCGCGACAAGTGGCCGGACGCGGTGCGCATCATCATCTCCGGCTACACCGATTCGGAAGACATCATCGCCGGCATCAACCAGGCCGGCATCTACCAGTACCTGCTCAAGCCCTGGCAGCCCGAGCAATTGCTGCTGACGCTCAACGGTGCGGCCGAGATGTACCGCCTGCAGAGCGAGAACCATCGCCTGTCGCTGGACATGAAGGTGGCCGAGCCGGTGATGCGCCAGCGTGTCGCCGGCCAGCGCCAGGCGGTGGCGCGCCAGTACGCGGTGTCGGCCCTGCTGCGCGCGCCCGACTCGCCGATGAACGCGGTGTGTGCGCTGGTCGAGAAGGTGGCGCGGCTGGACGTGCCGGTGCTGCTCACCGGCGAATCCGGTACCGGCAAGGAATTGCTGGCGCGCGGCCTGCACCTGGCCAGCCCGCGCGCCGAGGCGGCCTTCATTACCGAAAACTGCGGCGCGGTGCCCGATCAGCTGCTCGAATCGGAGCTGTTCGGCTACAAGCGCGGCGCCTTCACCGGCGCCTATGAAGACCGCGTGGGCCTGTTCAAGCAGGCCGACGGCGGCAGCATCTTCCTCGACGAGATCGGCGAGACTACGCCGGCCTTTCAGGTCAAACTGCTGCGCGTGCTGCAGGAGGGCGAGGTGCGCCCGGTCGGCGCGCCGCGGCCGCTGCCGGTGGATGTGCGGGTGGTGACCGCCACCAACCGCGACCTGGAGGCCGACATGCAGGCCGGCCGCTTCCGCGAGGATCTGTTCTACCGCCTGGCCGCCATCACCGTGCACGTGCCGCCGCTGCGCGAGCGGACCATGGACATCCCGCTGATTGCCAATGCCTTTGCGCGCGAACTGGCCAGCGTCCAGGGCGGCGCCTTCGAGCCGCTCGACCGGGAGGTGCTGGCCTGCCTGTGCGCCTACCGCTGGCCGGGCAATGTGCGCGAGCTGCGTAACGAAGTGCTGCGCATGGCGGCGCTGGCCGACGGCACCCGCCTGCGCGCCGCCGACCTGAGCCCGCGCGTGCTGCGCGCCGCCGAGGCCGACGACGAGCCGGAACTGAACCTGCTCGCCGGACTCGACGGCGACCTGAAGGGTCGGCTGGAGATGCTGGAAGCGCGCATCGTCAAGGAGAGCCTGATCCGCCACCGCTGGAACAAGACCCGCGCCGCCAAGGAGCTGGGCCTGTCACGGGTCGGCCTGCGCAACAAGCTGTCGCGCTACGGGCTGGAAAAAAATTGA
- a CDS encoding hydrogenase maturation protein yields MRILLLTHSFNSLTQRLFAELREDGHEVSVEFDIADSVAEEAVALFAPEVIVAPFLKRAVPESIWRRHLTLIVHPGIVGDRGPSALDWAILNGEATWGVTVLQAEAEMDAGPVWATREFPLRAAPKASIYRNEVSAGALAAVREALARVADCRAGCWAPTPLAHWPNPRGQWRALMRQADRRIDWSCDTTATVLAKIRAADGFPGVADTLFGEPCQLFDAQPGTAPAAATPGAVIGRRDGAILRATVDGAVWIGHVKRGGSEHPFKLPATLAFADAAAQLPVIDADPDAAEIGYRESDDGALGFLRFDFTNGAMSTEQCVRLRDAIAAAGARPTRVLVLEGGRDFWSNGIHLNVIEAAESPADESWANINAMNDVCLALLTLTGKRTVAAMRGNAGAGGCFLALAADVVWAREGVVMNPHYKNMGNLFGSEYWSYLLPRRVGEAAGRRIMGDRLPLLARKAAGIGLIDACFGATPDDFAAEVAHRAAVLAADPALPEHLADKAARRAADEADKPLADYRAEELRHMQRNFYGFDPSYHVARYHFVLKSPQSWTPRHLARHRDLGWQRPAIEESAAV; encoded by the coding sequence ATGCGCATCCTGCTGCTCACTCATAGCTTCAACAGCCTCACCCAACGCCTCTTCGCCGAGTTGCGCGAGGACGGGCACGAAGTCTCGGTGGAGTTCGACATCGCCGATTCGGTGGCCGAGGAGGCGGTGGCGCTGTTCGCGCCGGAGGTGATCGTCGCGCCCTTTCTCAAGCGCGCGGTGCCCGAATCGATCTGGCGCCGGCATCTGACGCTGATCGTGCATCCTGGCATCGTCGGCGATCGTGGGCCGTCGGCGCTGGACTGGGCCATCCTCAATGGCGAGGCCACCTGGGGCGTGACGGTGCTGCAGGCCGAGGCCGAGATGGATGCCGGGCCGGTGTGGGCGACACGCGAGTTTCCGCTACGCGCGGCGCCCAAGGCGAGCATTTACCGCAACGAAGTCAGCGCGGGCGCGCTGGCGGCGGTGCGCGAGGCGCTGGCGCGTGTGGCCGACTGCCGTGCCGGCTGCTGGGCGCCGACGCCGCTGGCCCACTGGCCGAATCCGCGCGGTCAGTGGCGCGCGCTGATGCGCCAGGCCGACCGGCGCATCGACTGGTCATGCGACACCACCGCCACGGTGCTGGCCAAGATCCGCGCCGCTGACGGCTTCCCCGGCGTGGCCGACACGCTGTTCGGCGAGCCCTGTCAGCTCTTCGACGCGCAGCCGGGCACGGCGCCGGCCGCTGCCACGCCGGGCGCGGTGATCGGGCGGCGCGACGGCGCGATCCTGCGTGCCACGGTCGACGGTGCGGTGTGGATCGGCCACGTGAAGCGCGGCGGTAGCGAGCATCCCTTCAAGCTGCCGGCGACGCTGGCCTTTGCCGACGCAGCGGCGCAACTGCCGGTCATCGATGCCGACCCGGATGCGGCCGAGATCGGCTACCGCGAGTCGGACGACGGCGCGCTCGGTTTCCTGCGCTTCGACTTCACCAACGGTGCGATGTCCACCGAGCAGTGCGTGCGCCTGCGCGACGCCATCGCCGCGGCCGGCGCGCGGCCGACGCGGGTGCTGGTGCTCGAAGGCGGGCGCGATTTCTGGTCGAACGGCATCCACCTGAATGTGATCGAGGCGGCCGAGTCGCCGGCCGATGAATCCTGGGCCAACATCAACGCCATGAACGACGTCTGCCTCGCGTTGCTGACGCTGACAGGCAAGCGCACCGTGGCGGCGATGCGCGGCAACGCCGGCGCGGGCGGCTGCTTTCTGGCGCTGGCGGCCGATGTGGTGTGGGCGCGCGAGGGCGTGGTGATGAACCCGCACTACAAGAACATGGGCAATCTGTTCGGGTCCGAATACTGGAGCTATCTGCTACCGCGCCGCGTGGGCGAGGCGGCGGGGCGCCGCATCATGGGCGACCGCTTGCCGCTGCTGGCGCGCAAGGCGGCTGGCATTGGTCTGATCGACGCCTGCTTCGGCGCCACGCCGGATGACTTCGCCGCCGAGGTGGCGCATCGTGCCGCGGTGCTGGCAGCCGATCCGGCGCTGCCCGAGCATCTGGCCGACAAGGCGGCCCGCCGCGCCGCCGACGAGGCCGACAAGCCGCTGGCCGACTACCGCGCCGAGGAATTGCGCCACATGCAGCGCAACTTCTACGGTTTCGACCCGAGCTATCACGTGGCGCGCTACCACTTCGTGCTGAAAAGCCCGCAGTCGTGGACGCCGCGCCATCTGGCCCGTCACCGGGACCTGGGCTGGCAGCGGCCGGCCATCGAGGAGAGTGCCGCCGTATGA
- the hypE gene encoding hydrogenase expression/formation protein HypE has protein sequence MNKVKKGYVRPLDLKTGRIDMGHGAGGKAMAQLIDELFARAFANDYLAQGDDGTVLPAPEPGERLVMATDAHVVSPLFFPGGDIGCLSVHGTVNDVAVMGARPLYLAASFILEEGFPLAELKRIVDSMAAASREAGVPVVTGDTKVVEQGKGDGVFITTTGVGALPAGRALSGANARPGDVILVSGTLGEHGMAIMAQRESLAFDSEITSDTAALHGLIADLLAAVPSVRVLRDPTRGGLATTLNEIATQSGVGMLLEEKAIPVREQVDAACELLGLDPLYVANEGKLVAIVPPEAAEAALAALRDHPLGREAARIGDVTVDPNAFVQIRTGFGGKRMVDWLSGEQLPRIC, from the coding sequence ATGAATAAAGTCAAAAAGGGCTACGTCCGCCCCCTGGACCTCAAGACCGGCCGCATCGACATGGGCCACGGCGCCGGTGGCAAGGCCATGGCGCAGCTCATCGACGAGCTGTTCGCCCGCGCCTTCGCCAACGACTATCTCGCCCAGGGCGACGACGGCACCGTGCTGCCGGCCCCGGAACCCGGCGAGCGGCTGGTGATGGCCACCGATGCGCATGTGGTCTCGCCGCTGTTCTTCCCCGGCGGCGACATCGGCTGCCTGTCGGTGCACGGCACCGTCAATGACGTAGCGGTAATGGGCGCGCGGCCGCTGTATCTGGCAGCGAGCTTCATTCTCGAAGAAGGATTCCCGCTGGCGGAGCTCAAGCGCATCGTCGATTCGATGGCGGCGGCCAGTCGCGAGGCCGGGGTGCCGGTGGTGACGGGCGACACCAAGGTGGTGGAGCAGGGCAAGGGTGACGGGGTGTTCATCACCACCACCGGCGTCGGCGCGCTGCCGGCGGGGCGCGCGCTGTCGGGCGCCAATGCGCGGCCGGGCGATGTGATTCTGGTGTCGGGCACGCTGGGCGAGCACGGCATGGCGATCATGGCGCAGCGCGAGTCGCTGGCCTTTGACTCGGAAATCACCTCCGACACCGCCGCCCTGCACGGTCTGATCGCCGATCTGCTGGCCGCCGTGCCGTCGGTGCGCGTGCTGCGCGACCCGACGCGCGGCGGGCTGGCGACCACGCTTAACGAGATCGCCACCCAGTCCGGCGTCGGCATGCTGCTGGAGGAGAAGGCCATCCCGGTGCGCGAGCAGGTGGATGCGGCCTGCGAGCTGCTCGGGCTCGATCCGCTGTATGTGGCCAATGAAGGCAAGCTGGTGGCCATCGTGCCGCCCGAGGCGGCCGAGGCGGCGCTGGCTGCGCTGCGCGATCATCCACTGGGGCGCGAGGCGGCGCGCATCGGCGACGTCACCGTCGACCCCAACGCCTTTGTGCAGATTCGCACCGGTTTCGGTGGCAAGCGCATGGTCGATTGGCTGTCGGGCGAACAACTGCCGAGGATCTGCTGA
- the hypD gene encoding hydrogenase formation protein HypD — protein sequence MKYVDEFRDGEVAATLAAHIAREAEPGRQYAFMEFCGGHTHAISRYGVTDLLPANVRMIHGPGCPVCVLPIGRIDMAIGLVLSRPEVILCTYGDCLRVPASSQLSLQKAKARGGDVRMVYSAADALALAQKHPTREVVFFAIGFETTTPPTALVIRQAQAMGLRNFSVICNHVLTPSAIMTILESPEVRELGTVPLDGFIGPAHVSTIIGSRPYAFFAEEYRKPVVIAGFEPLDVMQAIRMLIRQVNEGRAEVENEFTRAVTAEGNLKAQALVSEVFELRRSFEWRGLREVPYSALRIRAAFADWDAERKFGLAFASVPDNKACECGAILRGVKTPTDCKIFGTVCTPENPMGSCMVSSEGACAAHYNYGRFRDIPVVAEPSAAVS from the coding sequence ATGAAGTATGTGGACGAGTTCCGCGACGGCGAGGTGGCCGCCACGCTGGCCGCGCACATCGCGCGCGAGGCCGAGCCCGGCCGCCAGTACGCCTTCATGGAATTCTGCGGCGGCCACACCCATGCCATCTCGCGCTATGGCGTGACCGACCTGCTGCCGGCCAATGTGCGCATGATCCACGGCCCCGGCTGCCCGGTGTGCGTGCTGCCCATCGGCCGCATCGACATGGCCATCGGCCTGGTGCTGTCGCGCCCCGAGGTCATCCTGTGCACCTACGGCGACTGCCTGCGCGTGCCTGCGTCCAGCCAGCTCTCGCTGCAGAAGGCCAAGGCGCGCGGCGGCGATGTGCGCATGGTGTACTCGGCCGCCGACGCGCTGGCACTGGCGCAGAAACACCCGACCCGCGAGGTGGTGTTCTTCGCCATCGGCTTCGAGACCACCACGCCGCCCACCGCGCTGGTCATCCGCCAGGCGCAGGCCATGGGCCTCAGGAACTTCAGCGTGATCTGCAATCACGTGCTGACCCCCTCGGCGATCATGACCATTCTCGAGTCGCCCGAGGTGCGCGAGCTGGGCACCGTGCCGCTCGACGGCTTCATCGGCCCGGCGCATGTGTCCACCATCATCGGCAGCCGGCCCTACGCCTTCTTCGCCGAGGAATACCGCAAACCGGTCGTCATCGCCGGCTTCGAGCCGCTCGACGTGATGCAGGCGATCCGCATGCTGATCCGCCAGGTGAACGAAGGACGCGCCGAGGTCGAGAACGAATTCACTCGCGCCGTTACCGCCGAGGGTAACCTCAAGGCTCAGGCGCTGGTCAGCGAGGTCTTCGAGCTGCGTCGCAGCTTTGAATGGCGCGGGCTGCGCGAGGTGCCGTATTCCGCGCTGCGCATCCGCGCGGCCTTCGCCGACTGGGATGCCGAGCGCAAGTTCGGGCTCGCCTTCGCGTCGGTGCCGGACAACAAGGCCTGCGAATGCGGGGCGATCCTGCGCGGCGTCAAGACGCCGACCGACTGCAAGATCTTCGGCACGGTGTGTACGCCGGAGAACCCGATGGGCTCGTGCATGGTGTCGAGTGAGGGCGCCTGTGCGGCGCATTACAACTATGGGCGGTTCCGGGATATTCCGGTGGTGGCCGAGCCGTCGGCGGCGGTTTCCTGA
- a CDS encoding HypC/HybG/HupF family hydrogenase formation chaperone: MCLAIPARIVEKLDGDAARVDLGGVRKEISLALVDDAGIGDYVIVHVGYALSKLDPEEAAKTLALFEASGLDLQAIAEGSA, encoded by the coding sequence ATGTGTCTTGCCATTCCCGCCCGCATTGTTGAAAAGCTCGACGGCGACGCTGCCCGGGTCGATCTCGGCGGCGTCCGCAAAGAAATCTCGCTGGCGCTGGTCGACGACGCCGGCATCGGCGACTACGTGATCGTGCACGTCGGCTACGCGCTGTCGAAGCTCGATCCGGAGGAGGCCGCCAAGACGCTCGCCTTGTTCGAGGCAAGCGGCCTCGACCTGCAGGCGATCGCCGAGGGCAGCGCATGA
- the hypF gene encoding carbamoyltransferase HypF, which yields MSRETEGASQLTEPRGVGATARCRVRVRGVVQGVGFRPFVFRLAQQLDLAGWVRNDAEGVEMEVQGAPGNLSALLARLIKEVPPLARIDAVEKTDCPPLAADRGFTIRPSEGGAVTTAIGHDSVVCPDCLDELFDPANRRWRYALINCTHCGPRYTLTRALPYDRANTSMAGFVQCESCQDEYDAPTHRRFHAEPNACPDCGPQLSLVQADGVRVASHDPVADALLHLLTGHIVAIKGVGGFNLVCDARNPEAVERLRERKQRGDKPFAVMVANAASARQYARVRPDEAALLEAPARPIVLLDKRGDADLHLWGVAPELDQIGMMLPNSPLHYLLFHDEAGRPAGTAWLAQAQPMALVVTSANPGGEPLVTGNDEALARLSGIADLYLMHDREVLVRCDDSVARITAGAPSFIRRARGYTPQAIRLADKGPTTLAFGSYLKNTVCLTRGDEAFLSPHVGDLANAASCAALDAAAEHLMTVLACRPEWIACDRHPDSYATQAAHRFAQMHDLPLIAVQHHHAHIAAVLAEHGVDAPVLGLALDGVGLGNDGAAWGGELLWVDGAAFERLGHLAPLALPGGDRAAREPWRMAASALHAMDAATAIAERFAHLRGAERIGALLDAGTRCPPTTSMGRWFDAAAGLLGVCEVMHYEGEAAMRLEALAADYGPALALPGGWHVDAANTLDLLPTLAALQSSMPAPRGAAVFHATLVAALEAWVLATARAQGVRTVALGGGCFLNRLLTDGLCRRLAVRGLTVLRARQAPTNDGGLALGQAWVAIRSAMA from the coding sequence TTGTCACGGGAGACTGAAGGGGCGTCGCAGCTGACCGAGCCCCGCGGTGTCGGCGCGACGGCGCGGTGCCGGGTGCGGGTGCGTGGGGTGGTGCAGGGCGTGGGCTTTCGGCCCTTTGTCTTTCGCCTGGCCCAGCAACTCGACCTCGCCGGCTGGGTGCGCAACGACGCCGAGGGTGTGGAAATGGAAGTGCAGGGCGCGCCGGGCAATCTGTCGGCGCTGCTGGCACGGCTGATCAAGGAGGTGCCGCCGCTGGCGCGGATTGACGCGGTCGAAAAGACCGACTGTCCGCCCCTGGCGGCGGATCGTGGCTTCACCATTCGTCCCAGCGAGGGCGGCGCGGTGACCACCGCCATCGGCCACGACAGCGTGGTTTGCCCCGACTGTCTCGACGAACTGTTCGATCCGGCCAACCGGCGCTGGCGCTACGCCCTGATCAACTGTACCCACTGCGGCCCGCGCTACACCCTGACCCGCGCGCTGCCCTACGACCGCGCCAACACCAGCATGGCCGGCTTCGTGCAGTGCGAGTCCTGTCAGGACGAATACGACGCGCCCACCCATCGGCGTTTCCACGCCGAACCCAACGCCTGTCCGGACTGCGGCCCGCAACTGTCGCTGGTGCAGGCCGACGGCGTGCGCGTGGCCTCGCACGACCCGGTGGCCGATGCGCTGCTGCATCTGCTCACCGGTCACATCGTGGCGATCAAGGGCGTGGGCGGCTTCAACCTGGTGTGCGATGCGCGCAACCCCGAGGCCGTCGAGCGTCTGCGCGAACGCAAGCAGCGCGGCGACAAACCCTTTGCGGTGATGGTGGCCAATGCCGCGTCGGCCCGCCAGTACGCCCGCGTGCGCCCCGACGAAGCCGCGTTGCTCGAGGCGCCGGCGCGGCCGATCGTGTTGCTCGACAAGCGCGGCGATGCCGACCTGCACCTGTGGGGCGTGGCGCCCGAGCTGGACCAGATCGGCATGATGCTGCCCAACTCGCCGCTGCACTATCTGCTGTTCCACGACGAAGCGGGCCGCCCGGCGGGCACCGCCTGGCTCGCGCAGGCGCAGCCGATGGCCCTGGTGGTGACCTCGGCCAACCCCGGCGGCGAACCGCTGGTGACCGGCAACGACGAAGCACTGGCGCGCCTGAGTGGCATCGCCGACCTCTATCTGATGCATGACCGCGAGGTGCTGGTGCGCTGTGACGACAGCGTGGCGCGGATCACCGCCGGCGCGCCGTCGTTCATCCGCCGCGCTCGTGGCTACACCCCCCAGGCCATCCGCCTGGCCGACAAGGGGCCGACAACGCTGGCCTTTGGCAGCTACCTGAAAAACACCGTCTGCCTCACCCGCGGCGATGAGGCCTTCCTCTCGCCGCATGTGGGTGATCTGGCCAATGCGGCGAGCTGTGCGGCGCTCGACGCCGCCGCCGAACACCTGATGACCGTGCTCGCCTGCCGCCCCGAGTGGATCGCCTGCGACCGCCACCCCGACAGCTACGCCACACAAGCGGCCCACCGCTTTGCACAGATGCACGACCTGCCGCTGATCGCCGTCCAGCACCACCACGCGCACATTGCCGCGGTGCTGGCCGAGCACGGCGTCGACGCGCCGGTGCTGGGGCTGGCGCTCGATGGTGTCGGCCTGGGGAATGACGGTGCGGCGTGGGGGGGCGAGCTGCTGTGGGTCGATGGCGCAGCGTTCGAGCGCCTCGGCCACCTCGCGCCGCTGGCGCTGCCTGGCGGCGACCGCGCCGCCCGCGAGCCCTGGCGCATGGCCGCCTCGGCCCTGCATGCCATGGACGCCGCGACGGCCATCGCCGAGCGTTTCGCCCATCTGCGTGGTGCCGAACGCATCGGTGCCCTGCTCGACGCCGGCACCCGCTGTCCGCCCACCACCAGCATGGGGCGCTGGTTCGACGCCGCGGCCGGCCTGCTCGGGGTGTGTGAGGTGATGCACTACGAAGGCGAAGCGGCCATGCGTCTCGAAGCCCTCGCGGCCGACTACGGCCCGGCCCTGGCCTTGCCCGGGGGCTGGCATGTCGATGCCGCCAACACCCTCGACCTGCTGCCCACCCTCGCCGCACTGCAGTCGTCGATGCCGGCACCACGCGGCGCGGCGGTGTTCCATGCCACGCTGGTCGCCGCACTCGAAGCCTGGGTGCTTGCCACCGCGCGCGCCCAGGGCGTGCGCACCGTGGCGCTCGGGGGCGGCTGTTTCCTCAACCGGCTGCTGACCGACGGCCTGTGCCGGCGCCTGGCCGTGCGCGGCCTGACCGTGCTGCGCGCCCGCCAGGCCCCGACCAACGACGGCGGCCTGGCCCTGGGCCAGGCCTGGGTGGCCATACGCTCGGCCATGGCCTGA